The stretch of DNA TTGTTTAGAATTGTAAAAACATATTTCCTATAAAAATCGGCAATTTGTGACAACTTTTATCGAATATAATCTTTTCCCACAGAATCCGTTATAATGAGGCATCATAAATAATGGAGATCAAGTTACGATGTTTTTTTTGCATTAATGTAATTATTTTAACCGTTTCAGGATCGTCCAGGCCTTTTAATGTGATTTTTTCTCCCAAAAAATTAAAACAAACAGACTCAATAATTCTATTTATATTATGCTCTATACTGACTAGAATATCGTTTTTTTCATAAAACGATTTTATATGAGTGTAGCCGTTATTTTTAATCTCGGATTTATATTTTTTGAACATCAGTATCTATGCCCTTAAAATACTTCTCAGTTTTAATTTCCACCGTATTATCCTTCACATAAACCTGATCCATCATATAAAACAACTCAGTATTATCGTCCAATGTCTTATATCCGTGTGCAAACCCCTTGGGAATATAAAACATCCTACCATTATCCTCGGAAAGAACGTCTCCATACCACTGATTATAGGTTGATGAATTTTCTCTTAAATCTACCATAACGTCATAAACCGATCCACGGGTACACCTTACAATTTTTGTTTCCTCATATGGGGCTTCCTGGTAGTGCATACCACGTATTTGGCCTTTTGTCTTGTTAAACGAAGTGCTCATCTGGATAAAATTTGTAACCAGGCCATGCTCGGCAAACTCTGCATTACAAAACGTTCTTGCAAAATACCCTCGTTCATCATGATGTGGGTCAAGCTCAATCAGGTATGCACCCTGAAGTGGTAGGGGCGTAAACTTCATGGAGCTAGCTTAACCTTCGGTAGGGGGATAATGAATTTGTTTCCCTTATTAATAAAATCCTTTTGCTGATCCATAATTTCGCCAGCAAAATTCCATGAAAGTAGCAGAGCGTGAGAAATGCCTGCCTGAGCCAATTTCGTGGGTGAGAAAATTTCTAATTGCTTTCCTGGGGTAAATTTCCCGACCTTTGCAGGACTGCGGTCGACGACAAACTCAAGCAAATCCTTACCTATGCCAAAATAATTAAGCAGTGTGGTGCCTTTCGCAGAAGCACCATAGGCTGCAATTTTTGCCCCTTCAGATTTTAGGGTTTTAAGCTTTTCAATAAGCTCTGCTTTTAATTCCTCTATTTGTCCCATAAAGTTTTGAAAAGTTATAGGCTTATGCAAGCCAAAAGTTTCTTCCTCTTGAAGCGTAGATTGAACAATTGCTTGAGGTTCAGACTCACCCGTGTGGCTTACGAAAAGCCTTAGACTGCCGCCGTGTATGGATAGCTTTTCAATATCGATAATTTCGAGATCATTATTTTCAAATACCTTTTTCAAGGCACGTACAGAAAAATAGTACACATGCTCATGGTAAACAGTGTCAAACTCGAGGTTCTTTACCAAGTCTAAGAAATACGGCACTTCAATTATTGCCTTGCCATTCGGTTTGAGCAGGGTCTTTATCCCCCTGATAAAACTATTGATGTCGGGAACGTGGGCCATAACATTGTTAGCGTGAATGATATCGGCTTTTTTTCCCTCAC from Pseudomonadota bacterium encodes:
- a CDS encoding class I SAM-dependent methyltransferase: MTLLKCRACSSDKLHSIIPLGMQPLANALLPSSNAAECEQYNLEVMLCDACGLAQLKDLVDPTKLFSEYVYFSSNSDTMLKSASSLVEQILPTLAANALVVEIASNDGYLLKNYVEQDVKVLGIDPAENIAKHANENGIPTLCDFFGEKLAIRLSSEGKKADIIHANNVMAHVPDINSFIRGIKTLLKPNGKAIIEVPYFLDLVKNLEFDTVYHEHVYYFSVRALKKVFENNDLEIIDIEKLSIHGGSLRLFVSHTGESEPQAIVQSTLQEEETFGLHKPITFQNFMGQIEELKAELIEKLKTLKSEGAKIAAYGASAKGTTLLNYFGIGKDLLEFVVDRSPAKVGKFTPGKQLEIFSPTKLAQAGISHALLLSWNFAGEIMDQQKDFINKGNKFIIPLPKVKLAP
- a CDS encoding dTDP-4-dehydrorhamnose 3,5-epimerase family protein, whose amino-acid sequence is MKFTPLPLQGAYLIELDPHHDERGYFARTFCNAEFAEHGLVTNFIQMSTSFNKTKGQIRGMHYQEAPYEETKIVRCTRGSVYDVMVDLRENSSTYNQWYGDVLSEDNGRMFYIPKGFAHGYKTLDDNTELFYMMDQVYVKDNTVEIKTEKYFKGIDTDVQKI